A window of the Callospermophilus lateralis isolate mCalLat2 chromosome 7, mCalLat2.hap1, whole genome shotgun sequence genome harbors these coding sequences:
- the Klhl17 gene encoding kelch-like protein 17 isoform X3, whose amino-acid sequence MQPRGERPAGRTQSPEHGSPGPGPEAPPPPQPQPPAPEAERARPRQARPAAPMEGAMQLLSREGHSVAHNSKRHYHDAFVAMSRMRQRGLLCDIVLHVAAKEIRAHKVVLASCSPYFHAMFTNEMSESRQTHVTLHDIDPQALDQLVQFAYTAEIVVGEGNVQTLLPAASLLQLNGVRDACCKFLLSQLDPSNCLGIRGFADTHSCSDLLKAAHRYVLQHFVDVAKTEEFMLLPLKQVLELVSSDSLNVPSEEDVYRAVLSWVKHDVDTRRQHVPRLMKCVRLPLLSRDFLLGHVDAESLVRHHPDCKDLLIEALKFHLLPEQRGVLGTSRTRPRRCEGAGPVLFAVGGGSLFAIHGDCEAYDTRTDRWHVVASMSTRRARVGVAAVGNRLYAVGGYDGTSDLATVESYDPVTNTWQPEVSMGTRRSCLGVAALHGLLYAAGGYDGASCLNSAERYDPLTGTWTSIAAMSTRRRYVRVATLDGNLYAVGGYDSSSHLATVEKYEPQVNAWTPVASMLSRRSSAGVAVLEGALYVAGGNDGTSCLNSVERYSPKAGAWESVAPMNIRRSTHDLVAMDGWLYAVGGNDGSSSLNSIEKYNPRTNKWVAASCMFTRRSSVGVAVLELLNFPPPSSPTLSVSSTSL is encoded by the exons ATGCAGCCGCGCGGCGAGCGCCCGGCCGGCAGGACGCAGAGCCCGGAGCACGGCAGCCCGGGGCCCGGGCCCgaggcgccgccgccgccgcagccGCAGCCGCCGGC CCCAGAGGCAGAGCGAGCACGGCCCAGGCAGGCCCGGCCCGCAGCCCCCATGGAAGGTGCCATGCAGCTACTGAGCCGCGAGGGCCACAGTGTGGCCCACAACTCCAAGCGGCACTACCATGATGCCTTCGTAGCCATGAGCCGAATGCGGCAGCGTGGCCTCCTGTGTGACATCGTCCTGCATGTGGCCGCCAAGGAGATCCGTGCACACAAGGTGGTGCTGGCCTCCTGTAGCCCCTACTTCCACGCCATGTTCACAA ATGAGATGAGTGAGAGCCGCCAGACTCATGTGACACTGCATGACATTGACCCTCAGGCCTTGGACCAACTGGTGCAGTTTGCATATACCGCTGAGATTGTAGTAGGCGAGGGCAACGTACAG ACGCTGCTCCCAGCTGCCAGCCTGCTGCAGCTGAACGGCGTCCGGGATGCCTGCTGCAAGTTCCTGCTGAGTCAGCTGGACCCCTCCAACTGCCTGGGCATCCGGGGCTTTGCCGATACGCACTCCTGCAGTGACCTGCTCAAGGCAGCACACAGGTATGTGCTGCAGCACTTTGTGGACGTGGCCAAGACCGAGGAGTTCATGCTGTTGCCGCTGAAGCAG GTGCTGGAATTGGTCTCTAGTGACAGCCTGAATGTACCTTCAGAAGAAGATGTCTACCGCGCTGTCCTGAGCTGGGTCAAACATGACGTGGACACTCGGAGGCAGCACGTTCCAAGA CTGATGAAGTGTGTGCGGCTGCCCTTGCTGAGCCGCGACTTCCTGCTGGGCCACGTGGATGCTGAGAGCCTGGTGAGGCATCACCCTGACTGCAAGGATCTGCTCATTGAGGCCCTCAAGTTCCACCTGCTGCCCGAGCAGAGAGGTGTACTGGGTACCAGCCGCACACGGCCCCGGCGCTGTGAGGGTGCCGGCCCTGTGCTCTTTGCCGTGG GTGGCGGGAGTCTTTTTGCCATCCATGGGGACTGTGAAGCATATGACACTCGAACTGACCGCTGGCACGTAGTAGCTTCCATGTCCACACGCCGGGCCCGAGTGGGAGTGGCTGCTGTAGGAAACCGGCTGTATGCTGTGGGCGG CTATGATGGGACCTCAGACCTGGCTACTGTGGAATCGTATGACCCTGTGACCAACACATGGCAACCTGAGGTGTCCATGGGCACGAGGCGCAGCTGCCTGGGCGTAGCTGCCCTGCACGGGCTCCTGTACGCAGCTGGCGGCTACGATGGGGCCTCCTGTCTCAACAG CGCTGAACGCTATGACCCCCTGACGGGAACATGGACATCCATCGCTGCCATGAGCACCCGGAGGCGATATGTGCGCGTGGCCACACTCG ATGGGAACCTGTACGCTGTGGGTGGATATGACAGCTCTTCACACCTGGCCACTGTGGAGAAGTATGAGCCCCAG GTGAATGCATGGACCCCGGTGGCCTCCATGCTGAGCCGGCGCAGCTCTGCAGGTGTGGCGGTGCTGGAGGGCGCCCTGTATGTGGCGGGGGGCAACGATGGCACCAGCTGCCTCAACTCAGTGGAGAGATACAGCCCCAAGGCCGGCGCCTGGGAGAGCGTGGCACCCATGAACATTCGCAG GAGCACACATGACCTGGTGGCCATGGACGGCTGGCTGTATGCTGTGGGCGGCAATGATGGCAGCTCCAGCCTCAACTCCATCGAGAAGTACAACCCAAGGACCAACAAGTGGGTAGCTGCCTCCTGCATGTTCACACGGCGCAGCAGTGTGGGCGTGGCCGTGCTGGAGCTGCTCAACTTCCCGCCACCGTCCTCGCCCACGCTGTCTGTGTCTTCCACCAGCCTCTGA
- the Klhl17 gene encoding kelch-like protein 17 isoform X4, translating to MQPRGERPAGRTQSPEHGSPGPGPEAPPPPQPQPPAPEAERARPRQARPAAPMEGAMQLLSREGHSVAHNSKRHYHDAFVAMSRMRQRGLLCDIVLHVAAKEIRAHKVVLASCSPYFHAMFTNEMSESRQTHVTLHDIDPQALDQLVQFAYTAEIVVGEGNVQTLLPAASLLQLNGVRDACCKFLLSQLDPSNCLGIRGFADTHSCSDLLKAAHRYVLQHFVDVAKTEEFMLLPLKQVLELVSSDSLNVPSEEDVYRAVLSWVKHDVDTRRQHVPRGHHGGSAGICLKNPSYRWYRHLSQGLSPGASVPEGPLTLALLPQLMKCVRLPLLSRDFLLGHVDAESLVRHHPDCKDLLIEALKFHLLPEQRGVLGTSRTRPRRCEGAGPVLFAVGGGSLFAIHGDCEAYDTRTDRWHVVASMSTRRARVGVAAVGNRLYAVGGYDGTSDLATVESYDPVTNTWQPEVSMGTRRSCLGVAALHGLLYAAGGYDGASCLNSAERYDPLTGTWTSIAAMSTRRRYVRVATLDGNLYAVGGYDSSSHLATVEK from the exons ATGCAGCCGCGCGGCGAGCGCCCGGCCGGCAGGACGCAGAGCCCGGAGCACGGCAGCCCGGGGCCCGGGCCCgaggcgccgccgccgccgcagccGCAGCCGCCGGC CCCAGAGGCAGAGCGAGCACGGCCCAGGCAGGCCCGGCCCGCAGCCCCCATGGAAGGTGCCATGCAGCTACTGAGCCGCGAGGGCCACAGTGTGGCCCACAACTCCAAGCGGCACTACCATGATGCCTTCGTAGCCATGAGCCGAATGCGGCAGCGTGGCCTCCTGTGTGACATCGTCCTGCATGTGGCCGCCAAGGAGATCCGTGCACACAAGGTGGTGCTGGCCTCCTGTAGCCCCTACTTCCACGCCATGTTCACAA ATGAGATGAGTGAGAGCCGCCAGACTCATGTGACACTGCATGACATTGACCCTCAGGCCTTGGACCAACTGGTGCAGTTTGCATATACCGCTGAGATTGTAGTAGGCGAGGGCAACGTACAG ACGCTGCTCCCAGCTGCCAGCCTGCTGCAGCTGAACGGCGTCCGGGATGCCTGCTGCAAGTTCCTGCTGAGTCAGCTGGACCCCTCCAACTGCCTGGGCATCCGGGGCTTTGCCGATACGCACTCCTGCAGTGACCTGCTCAAGGCAGCACACAGGTATGTGCTGCAGCACTTTGTGGACGTGGCCAAGACCGAGGAGTTCATGCTGTTGCCGCTGAAGCAG GTGCTGGAATTGGTCTCTAGTGACAGCCTGAATGTACCTTCAGAAGAAGATGTCTACCGCGCTGTCCTGAGCTGGGTCAAACATGACGTGGACACTCGGAGGCAGCACGTTCCAAGA GGACACCATGGGGGCAGTGCAGGCATCTGTCTCAAGAACCCATCGTACAGGTGGTACAGGCATCTGAGCCAGGGTCTCAGCCCTGGGGCAAGTGTGCCTGAGGGTCCCCTGACCTTGGCACTCCTGCCCCAGCTGATGAAGTGTGTGCGGCTGCCCTTGCTGAGCCGCGACTTCCTGCTGGGCCACGTGGATGCTGAGAGCCTGGTGAGGCATCACCCTGACTGCAAGGATCTGCTCATTGAGGCCCTCAAGTTCCACCTGCTGCCCGAGCAGAGAGGTGTACTGGGTACCAGCCGCACACGGCCCCGGCGCTGTGAGGGTGCCGGCCCTGTGCTCTTTGCCGTGG GTGGCGGGAGTCTTTTTGCCATCCATGGGGACTGTGAAGCATATGACACTCGAACTGACCGCTGGCACGTAGTAGCTTCCATGTCCACACGCCGGGCCCGAGTGGGAGTGGCTGCTGTAGGAAACCGGCTGTATGCTGTGGGCGG CTATGATGGGACCTCAGACCTGGCTACTGTGGAATCGTATGACCCTGTGACCAACACATGGCAACCTGAGGTGTCCATGGGCACGAGGCGCAGCTGCCTGGGCGTAGCTGCCCTGCACGGGCTCCTGTACGCAGCTGGCGGCTACGATGGGGCCTCCTGTCTCAACAG CGCTGAACGCTATGACCCCCTGACGGGAACATGGACATCCATCGCTGCCATGAGCACCCGGAGGCGATATGTGCGCGTGGCCACACTCG ATGGGAACCTGTACGCTGTGGGTGGATATGACAGCTCTTCACACCTGGCCACTGTGGAGAA GTGA
- the Klhl17 gene encoding kelch-like protein 17 isoform X1, which yields MQPRGERPAGRTQSPEHGSPGPGPEAPPPPQPQPPAPEAERARPRQARPAAPMEGAMQLLSREGHSVAHNSKRHYHDAFVAMSRMRQRGLLCDIVLHVAAKEIRAHKVVLASCSPYFHAMFTNEMSESRQTHVTLHDIDPQALDQLVQFAYTAEIVVGEGNVQTLLPAASLLQLNGVRDACCKFLLSQLDPSNCLGIRGFADTHSCSDLLKAAHRYVLQHFVDVAKTEEFMLLPLKQVLELVSSDSLNVPSEEDVYRAVLSWVKHDVDTRRQHVPRGHHGGSAGICLKNPSYRWYRHLSQGLSPGASVPEGPLTLALLPQLMKCVRLPLLSRDFLLGHVDAESLVRHHPDCKDLLIEALKFHLLPEQRGVLGTSRTRPRRCEGAGPVLFAVGGGSLFAIHGDCEAYDTRTDRWHVVASMSTRRARVGVAAVGNRLYAVGGYDGTSDLATVESYDPVTNTWQPEVSMGTRRSCLGVAALHGLLYAAGGYDGASCLNSAERYDPLTGTWTSIAAMSTRRRYVRVATLDGNLYAVGGYDSSSHLATVEKYEPQVNAWTPVASMLSRRSSAGVAVLEGALYVAGGNDGTSCLNSVERYSPKAGAWESVAPMNIRRSTHDLVAMDGWLYAVGGNDGSSSLNSIEKYNPRTNKWVAASCMFTRRSSVGVAVLELLNFPPPSSPTLSVSSTSL from the exons ATGCAGCCGCGCGGCGAGCGCCCGGCCGGCAGGACGCAGAGCCCGGAGCACGGCAGCCCGGGGCCCGGGCCCgaggcgccgccgccgccgcagccGCAGCCGCCGGC CCCAGAGGCAGAGCGAGCACGGCCCAGGCAGGCCCGGCCCGCAGCCCCCATGGAAGGTGCCATGCAGCTACTGAGCCGCGAGGGCCACAGTGTGGCCCACAACTCCAAGCGGCACTACCATGATGCCTTCGTAGCCATGAGCCGAATGCGGCAGCGTGGCCTCCTGTGTGACATCGTCCTGCATGTGGCCGCCAAGGAGATCCGTGCACACAAGGTGGTGCTGGCCTCCTGTAGCCCCTACTTCCACGCCATGTTCACAA ATGAGATGAGTGAGAGCCGCCAGACTCATGTGACACTGCATGACATTGACCCTCAGGCCTTGGACCAACTGGTGCAGTTTGCATATACCGCTGAGATTGTAGTAGGCGAGGGCAACGTACAG ACGCTGCTCCCAGCTGCCAGCCTGCTGCAGCTGAACGGCGTCCGGGATGCCTGCTGCAAGTTCCTGCTGAGTCAGCTGGACCCCTCCAACTGCCTGGGCATCCGGGGCTTTGCCGATACGCACTCCTGCAGTGACCTGCTCAAGGCAGCACACAGGTATGTGCTGCAGCACTTTGTGGACGTGGCCAAGACCGAGGAGTTCATGCTGTTGCCGCTGAAGCAG GTGCTGGAATTGGTCTCTAGTGACAGCCTGAATGTACCTTCAGAAGAAGATGTCTACCGCGCTGTCCTGAGCTGGGTCAAACATGACGTGGACACTCGGAGGCAGCACGTTCCAAGA GGACACCATGGGGGCAGTGCAGGCATCTGTCTCAAGAACCCATCGTACAGGTGGTACAGGCATCTGAGCCAGGGTCTCAGCCCTGGGGCAAGTGTGCCTGAGGGTCCCCTGACCTTGGCACTCCTGCCCCAGCTGATGAAGTGTGTGCGGCTGCCCTTGCTGAGCCGCGACTTCCTGCTGGGCCACGTGGATGCTGAGAGCCTGGTGAGGCATCACCCTGACTGCAAGGATCTGCTCATTGAGGCCCTCAAGTTCCACCTGCTGCCCGAGCAGAGAGGTGTACTGGGTACCAGCCGCACACGGCCCCGGCGCTGTGAGGGTGCCGGCCCTGTGCTCTTTGCCGTGG GTGGCGGGAGTCTTTTTGCCATCCATGGGGACTGTGAAGCATATGACACTCGAACTGACCGCTGGCACGTAGTAGCTTCCATGTCCACACGCCGGGCCCGAGTGGGAGTGGCTGCTGTAGGAAACCGGCTGTATGCTGTGGGCGG CTATGATGGGACCTCAGACCTGGCTACTGTGGAATCGTATGACCCTGTGACCAACACATGGCAACCTGAGGTGTCCATGGGCACGAGGCGCAGCTGCCTGGGCGTAGCTGCCCTGCACGGGCTCCTGTACGCAGCTGGCGGCTACGATGGGGCCTCCTGTCTCAACAG CGCTGAACGCTATGACCCCCTGACGGGAACATGGACATCCATCGCTGCCATGAGCACCCGGAGGCGATATGTGCGCGTGGCCACACTCG ATGGGAACCTGTACGCTGTGGGTGGATATGACAGCTCTTCACACCTGGCCACTGTGGAGAAGTATGAGCCCCAG GTGAATGCATGGACCCCGGTGGCCTCCATGCTGAGCCGGCGCAGCTCTGCAGGTGTGGCGGTGCTGGAGGGCGCCCTGTATGTGGCGGGGGGCAACGATGGCACCAGCTGCCTCAACTCAGTGGAGAGATACAGCCCCAAGGCCGGCGCCTGGGAGAGCGTGGCACCCATGAACATTCGCAG GAGCACACATGACCTGGTGGCCATGGACGGCTGGCTGTATGCTGTGGGCGGCAATGATGGCAGCTCCAGCCTCAACTCCATCGAGAAGTACAACCCAAGGACCAACAAGTGGGTAGCTGCCTCCTGCATGTTCACACGGCGCAGCAGTGTGGGCGTGGCCGTGCTGGAGCTGCTCAACTTCCCGCCACCGTCCTCGCCCACGCTGTCTGTGTCTTCCACCAGCCTCTGA
- the Klhl17 gene encoding kelch-like protein 17 isoform X2, which yields MQPRGERPAGRTQSPEHGSPGPGPEAPPPPQPQPPAPEAERARPRQARPAAPMEGAMQLLSREGHSVAHNSKRHYHDAFVAMSRMRQRGLLCDIVLHVAAKEIRAHKVVLASCSPYFHAMFTNEMSESRQTHVTLHDIDPQALDQLVQFAYTAEIVVGEGNVQTLLPAASLLQLNGVRDACCKFLLSQLDPSNCLGIRGFADTHSCSDLLKAAHRYVLQHFVDVAKTEEFMLLPLKQVLELVSSDSLNVPSEEDVYRAVLSWVKHDVDTRRQHVPRGHHGGSAGICLKNPSYRWYRHLSQGLSPGASVPEGPLTLALLPQLMKCVRLPLLSRDFLLGHVDAESLVRHHPDCKDLLIEALKFHLLPEQRGVLGTSRTRPRRCEGAGPVLFAVGGGSLFAIHGDCEAYDTRTDRWHVVASMSTRRARVGVAAVGNRLYAVGGYDGTSDLATVESYDPVTNTWQPEVSMGTRRSCLGVAALHGLLYAAGGYDGASCLNSAERYDPLTGTWTSIAAMSTRRRYVRVATLDGNLYAVGGYDSSSHLATVEKYEPQVNAWTPVASMLSRRSSAGVAVLEGALYVAGGNDGTSCLNSVERYSPKAGAWESVAPMNIRRSTHDLVAMDGWLYAVGGNDGSSSLNSIEKYNPRTNNL from the exons ATGCAGCCGCGCGGCGAGCGCCCGGCCGGCAGGACGCAGAGCCCGGAGCACGGCAGCCCGGGGCCCGGGCCCgaggcgccgccgccgccgcagccGCAGCCGCCGGC CCCAGAGGCAGAGCGAGCACGGCCCAGGCAGGCCCGGCCCGCAGCCCCCATGGAAGGTGCCATGCAGCTACTGAGCCGCGAGGGCCACAGTGTGGCCCACAACTCCAAGCGGCACTACCATGATGCCTTCGTAGCCATGAGCCGAATGCGGCAGCGTGGCCTCCTGTGTGACATCGTCCTGCATGTGGCCGCCAAGGAGATCCGTGCACACAAGGTGGTGCTGGCCTCCTGTAGCCCCTACTTCCACGCCATGTTCACAA ATGAGATGAGTGAGAGCCGCCAGACTCATGTGACACTGCATGACATTGACCCTCAGGCCTTGGACCAACTGGTGCAGTTTGCATATACCGCTGAGATTGTAGTAGGCGAGGGCAACGTACAG ACGCTGCTCCCAGCTGCCAGCCTGCTGCAGCTGAACGGCGTCCGGGATGCCTGCTGCAAGTTCCTGCTGAGTCAGCTGGACCCCTCCAACTGCCTGGGCATCCGGGGCTTTGCCGATACGCACTCCTGCAGTGACCTGCTCAAGGCAGCACACAGGTATGTGCTGCAGCACTTTGTGGACGTGGCCAAGACCGAGGAGTTCATGCTGTTGCCGCTGAAGCAG GTGCTGGAATTGGTCTCTAGTGACAGCCTGAATGTACCTTCAGAAGAAGATGTCTACCGCGCTGTCCTGAGCTGGGTCAAACATGACGTGGACACTCGGAGGCAGCACGTTCCAAGA GGACACCATGGGGGCAGTGCAGGCATCTGTCTCAAGAACCCATCGTACAGGTGGTACAGGCATCTGAGCCAGGGTCTCAGCCCTGGGGCAAGTGTGCCTGAGGGTCCCCTGACCTTGGCACTCCTGCCCCAGCTGATGAAGTGTGTGCGGCTGCCCTTGCTGAGCCGCGACTTCCTGCTGGGCCACGTGGATGCTGAGAGCCTGGTGAGGCATCACCCTGACTGCAAGGATCTGCTCATTGAGGCCCTCAAGTTCCACCTGCTGCCCGAGCAGAGAGGTGTACTGGGTACCAGCCGCACACGGCCCCGGCGCTGTGAGGGTGCCGGCCCTGTGCTCTTTGCCGTGG GTGGCGGGAGTCTTTTTGCCATCCATGGGGACTGTGAAGCATATGACACTCGAACTGACCGCTGGCACGTAGTAGCTTCCATGTCCACACGCCGGGCCCGAGTGGGAGTGGCTGCTGTAGGAAACCGGCTGTATGCTGTGGGCGG CTATGATGGGACCTCAGACCTGGCTACTGTGGAATCGTATGACCCTGTGACCAACACATGGCAACCTGAGGTGTCCATGGGCACGAGGCGCAGCTGCCTGGGCGTAGCTGCCCTGCACGGGCTCCTGTACGCAGCTGGCGGCTACGATGGGGCCTCCTGTCTCAACAG CGCTGAACGCTATGACCCCCTGACGGGAACATGGACATCCATCGCTGCCATGAGCACCCGGAGGCGATATGTGCGCGTGGCCACACTCG ATGGGAACCTGTACGCTGTGGGTGGATATGACAGCTCTTCACACCTGGCCACTGTGGAGAAGTATGAGCCCCAG GTGAATGCATGGACCCCGGTGGCCTCCATGCTGAGCCGGCGCAGCTCTGCAGGTGTGGCGGTGCTGGAGGGCGCCCTGTATGTGGCGGGGGGCAACGATGGCACCAGCTGCCTCAACTCAGTGGAGAGATACAGCCCCAAGGCCGGCGCCTGGGAGAGCGTGGCACCCATGAACATTCGCAG GAGCACACATGACCTGGTGGCCATGGACGGCTGGCTGTATGCTGTGGGCGGCAATGATGGCAGCTCCAGCCTCAACTCCATCGAGAAGTACAACCCAAGGACCAACAA CCTCTGA